The Euphorbia lathyris chromosome 2, ddEupLath1.1, whole genome shotgun sequence genome includes a window with the following:
- the LOC136217064 gene encoding uncharacterized protein — protein MEKTAEHIKPSEGFQSKNKHISSLGKWIQNFSSELNTRETQLKVALKQIDGLLHLKKEELDSVKKEHEEFSKNLATKKIELSTINKSIEEQNEEFKSNEEKLCLVRMKFEECSNDLSLKTKQLESAKKELEAIEKEVEKARTSVANCNEELEVKHKGLAMIKSLYSDSNSELDLKPKQLETPQELANVHSTELDLKQKQPTEDKHVDSIKVLNDENTEVLEAKGKRSDTNNCSKMLKLKPKHLDSVADEELEPEEEQQDAIKQRIKQLTKKLRSKEEDFSSLKATMRRYCRDLELKVREFNAIRKSIRERNEELAMKEKLLKSIQISCNQLISKEGEFDSMQRKICELRKELEEKEKHFDSMKRTWEERSRKLEIKVKHFEACIINLDQKEQQTLAVYQNRQALEPHDFHHQPNNPWTANPEKTCPWILTDDTGNDSLLPNEVLAALNSSPDPAMFILGLNTNLKTKILLMEKLIEVSPTISPGVKAEAAKLAVSWKANLCSGSDKLTEIWAFLMFLAAYKLVHHFGREEILKLALAVASHRYAPHVCRLLDFTHNIPEIIERLIERKQHIDAARFSTAFGMLHKFPLQFILQKCFEYMKEKAIDEELSVLKAVLQCITDYNLSYRYDTQSIYRRTIELENEKALWSRGAYSLTPASFNTQQNYQDASLFESDRKRARTGTSYLPYYGTSGSVI, from the exons ATGGAGAAAACTGCTGAGCATATAAAACCGTCTGAGGGCTTTCAATcgaaaaataaacatatttctTCGCTTGGAAAATGGATTCAGAACTTCTCTTCGGAGCTTAATACAAGAGAAACACAATTGAAGGTGGCCCTTAAACAAATTGATGGACTGCTTCATTTGAAAAAGGAAGAATTGGATTCAGTGAAAAAGGAGCACGAAGAGTTCAGTAAGAACCTTGCTACGAAAAAAATTGAGTTGAGTACAATTAACAAGTCAAtagaagaacaaaacgaagaatTCAAATCAAACGAGGAGAAATTGTGTTTGGTAAGAATGAAGTTTGAGGAGTGTAGCAATGACCTTTCTCTGAAAACTAAGCAGTTAGAATCCGCGAAGAAGGAGCTTGAAGCGATAGAGAAGGAAGTCGAAAAGGCGAGAACTTCTGTTGCAAATTGCAATGAAGAACTTGAGGTGAAACACAAGGGTTTGGCTATGATAAAGAGTTTATATAGTGATTCCAACAGTGAGCTTGATTTGAAGCCGAAGCAGTTGGAAACGCCGCAGGAATTGGCCAACGTTCACTCTACTGAACTTGATTTGAAACAGAAGCAACCGACTGAAGATAAACATGTTGATTCCATCAAAGTCTTGAATGATGAGAACACTGAAGTACTTGAAGCTAAAGGGAAGCGATCTGACACAAATAATTGCTCCAAAATGCTCAAATTGAAACCGAAACATCTTGATTCGGTTGCTGATGAAGAGCTTGAACCCGAAGAGGAGCAGCAAGATGCAATAAAACAGCGGATAAAACAGCTTACTAAAAAACTAAGATCGAAAGAAGAAGATTTCAGTTCACTCAAAGCAACAATGAGAAGGTATTGTAGAGATCTTGAATTGAAAGTGAGGGAATTCAATGCTATTCGAAAATCTATTCGAGAGCGAAATGAAGAACTTGCAATGAAGGAGAAGTTACTGAAATCAATCCAAATATCCTGCAATCAGCTTATTTCAAAAGAGGGAGAATTTGATTCAATGCAAAGAAAGATTTGTGAATTGCGTAAAGAGCTCGAAGAAAAGGAGAAGCACTTCGATTCAATGAAAAGAACGTgggaagaacgctcaaggaaaCTTGAAATAAAAGTGAAACATTTTGAAGCATGTATCATCAATCTTGATCAGAAGGAACAGCAAACTCTTGCTGTTTATCAGAATAGGCAGGCACTTGAACCTC ATGATTTTCACCATCAACCGAATAATCCTTGGACTGCGAATCCTGAAAAGACGTGTCCGTGGATACTAACAGATGACACGGGCAACGATAGTTTGTTGCCTAATGAAGTTTTAGCTGCTCTAAACTCATCTCCAGACCCAGCAATGTTCATTTTGGGACTAAATACAAATCTCAAGACTAAGATTCTCTTAATGGAGAAGCTGATTGAAGTCTCACCAACAATAAGTCCCGGAGTGAAAGCTGAAGCTGCAAAGCTAGCTGTTTCGTGGAAAGCAAATCTATGCTCGGGAAGTGACAAGTTAACCGAAATTTGGGCATTTCTAATGTTTTTAGCTGCATATAAACTGGTGCATCATTTTGGAAGGGAGGAGATCTTAAAACTTGCTCTGGCTGTTGCTTCTCACAGATATGCTCCTCATGTATGCCGGCTCCTAGATTTCACGCATAATATTCccg AGATTATAGAGAGGCTTATTGAAAGAAAGCAGCACATAGATGCAGCTAGATTTAGTACTGCTTTCGGGATGCTTCACAAATTCCCACTGCAATTTATCCTGCAAAAATGCTTTGAATATATGAAG GAGAAAGCAATAGATGAAGAATTAAGTGTTCTTAAAGCCGTATTACAATGTATAACGGATTACAATCTGAGCTAcagatatgatacacaaagcaTTTATCGTCGCACTATTGAGCTCGAAAATGAAAAGGCATTGTGGAGCCGAGGTGCCTACTCACTTACCCCGGCTTCTTTCAATACTCAACAGAATTATCAGGATGCATCGCTATTCGAAAGTGACAGAAAGCGTGCTAGGACAGGTACATCTTATTTGCCTTATTATGGTACCAGTGGATCAGTGATATGA